From the genome of Hymenobacter cellulosilyticus, one region includes:
- a CDS encoding PQQ-dependent sugar dehydrogenase, producing the protein MLLRAHAAALGLTFYTGTAFPEDARGDLFLAMRGSWNRSVGSGYKVVRVRMNAAGLPETAAADGRGASYEDFVTGWQINEGQAAPPQVWGRPVGIITGPDGSLLIAEDGTGIVWRVSYRGN; encoded by the coding sequence GTGCTGCTGCGCGCCCACGCCGCCGCCCTGGGCCTGACCTTCTACACCGGCACGGCCTTTCCCGAGGATGCCCGCGGCGACTTATTTCTGGCCATGCGCGGCTCCTGGAACCGCTCGGTGGGCTCGGGCTATAAGGTGGTGCGCGTACGCATGAACGCCGCCGGCCTGCCCGAAACCGCCGCCGCCGACGGCCGCGGTGCCAGCTACGAAGACTTCGTGACCGGCTGGCAGATCAACGAGGGCCAAGCCGCCCCGCCCCAGGTGTGGGGCCGCCCCGTGGGTATCATCACCGGCCCCGACGGCTCCCTGCTCATCGCCGAAGACGGCACCGGCATCGTCTGGCGCGTGAGCTACCGGGGCAATTAG